The following proteins are encoded in a genomic region of Sebastes fasciatus isolate fSebFas1 chromosome 14, fSebFas1.pri, whole genome shotgun sequence:
- the rpgra gene encoding uncharacterized protein rpgra isoform X19 produces MTGQDDVDIPETGAIFTFGKSSFADNVPSTFWLKNDQPVHLSCGGEHTAVVTENGRLLMFGGNAWGQLGRGFKLAARKPASVKALKSEKVKLVACGRDHTIVCTWRGSVYVAGSNHDGQLGMGHCNNTTSFHLLHPFCDHAPIKMLSAGCNTSAALTEDGRLWMWGANAVGQIGLGDEGFAAEPTEVDVGEAVLWVSCGYHHSAFVTVDGDLYTFGESANGRLGLQVEQLANHRVPQRVQGILGRVTQVCCGGEHTVALTEENVYTFGRGQYGQLGHGTFLFEVDLPKPVEHFSNSSIKHIACGEKHTAVMTNSGLLYTFGDGRHGKLGLGEENFINQFSPTLCTRFFKCNVQLVSCGGNHMLVLAAPRPPESQEVVPEDDATITENFLEPSYTEILQLGALIDPLMALSARARHRQKGSSVELFGEMSHNLPRLSSDFLNPSWQTSRNIPTHKTPSKDFTTPASSPKPQSEVILSPPLFPRSPVLSSKPSSPRSQSSNTFQNKSSTTASSKSKSKELPSPLLSPKSITEQNTPVSPKRAAKKRLYRVSTAKKALIEESPLPPKEPCSPTRPSSDVSNKHLSEEEHPASPQTEEENVQRQIVIEDVEENISEKGVDSDFLPNMEKKKGRALRRTMKEAQLFEVNGKAGHNSLKASPTALLKGSLKKEVSPPRSSKSLKNTSKKVTSKGKENITKQSLKIKTHEDEQARKEPSHLKSPASSPKSPQSVRKTLTEAQQRLTELKRNDRRHRNIKEMNINKEDTKASPFKKNLIETPKKEEHKSSALDKTSPVIKVTTGNETSSISVQSVSSSSVERDSEIQSETTDVKPDEVQMQRETQRVKSTPTKDLHKVESVLGKGQNKALDVKSPLVRKGTTPAQVDTKKSQSVKSTPVKIKGTPQEVKSTPVKSQSKFAGNTPVKSKGRVVENELNTAQKMGGRTADKQKIPGDDGGEDKKKAKESKLKAKTKPGGEEGNEIRVKGQADSEDNTRAKPRSKQTESSSPLLSQQDTPIEVLCNPISSQSTHRTEVVSVSGAKSLQGPEPVDKDLLVSGTSMEDTQSLTEEKPRWGEILSTAALLLPAVGIAGAAMGVLSEAVTSIGASQSDTVTSTPPKTPRRVMQFTKQSAVLQPSFSSTHFSSTEASNPPEESTKKDVQVKKNVVQEEESHGSPQSQQGVVKSDGDEDFSQTEGKNRGTDVETFQQELGEDAKTYNHHEGEEKHTEDEEKKEDEESGSDVEDEGDEESGSDVEDEGEEEGSESSDDVLEEEKLSVSGEEEQENETAEEDEEEETGSSSEEEDEGSEKSDVIEAEEKGEESSEAAGEEGSEESTEEENKKEEEESEVSEDEEDESGEESGSSKSKDSEEEDRDGGDTAESDSEEENEEEEENEVGEEEGETEDQKDSIESEEEETDSEEDEETGKSEGEEDEKRDEASVNDEEEEEDGDPDEDREEQDEKRDKENEEEEEGEEEVSLDEGEAEEETAEEEEEGKEEEEEEGEEEEEESKEEVTEEEEEESKEEDTEEEEEESKEEVTEEEEEESKEEVTEEEEESKEDLTVEEEEEEEDEEEESKEEVTEEEEESKDEVTEEEEEESKEDLTEEEEESKEDLTEVEEEEEGEEEESKEGVTEEQEEEEEEEEEEEESKEDLTEEEEEEEEGEEEESKEEVTEEEEGEGEEEGDEEEEEEENETKIKPKTETRLNKQREETKQEQPGGKKGGDSEEDEDEESEEEASEEEEEEGEEEESEEKGKAVNIKHGKKHAKREEGEKEKEGNTKVEEEEEEEEEEEEEVKSTTKNVQKLPPDTKDKQQKETPKPAPRTKKIAAREKTEADSKQFWNDVLPQYLDLQ; encoded by the exons ATGACGGGACAGGACGATGTGGACATACCCG AAACAGGAGCCATCTTCACATTTGGAAAGAGCAGCTTTGCTGACAATGTGCCTAGTACATTCTGGTTGAAGAATGACCAGCCAGTGCACCTATCTTGTGGTGGAGAGCACACTGCTGTTGTCACAG AAAATGGCAGGCTACTCATGTTTGGTGGTAATGCTTGGGGCCAACTGGGGCGTGGATTTAAGCTTGCTGCCAGGAAACCTGCCTCCGTGAAAG CCTTAAAGTCTGAGAAGGTGAAGCTTGTGGCTTGTGGGAGAGATCACACAATCGTCTGCACAT gGCGGGGTAGTGTGTATGTGGCTGGCAGTAACCACGATGGGCAGCTTGGTATGGGCCACTGCAACAACACTACATCCTTCCACCTGCTTCATCCCTTCTGTGACCATGCACCAATCAAAATGCTGTCTGCAGGATGCAACACCTCAGCTGCCTTAACAG aGGACGGGAGGCTGTGGATGTGGGGAGCCAACGCCGTGGGTCAGATTGGTTTAGGGGACGAGGGGTTTGCAGCAGAACCCACAGAGGTGGATGTTGGGGAGGCGGTGCTTTGGGTCTCCTGTGGGTACCACCACTCAGCATTTGTCACAG tgGATGGAGATCTTTACACGTTTGGCGAGAGTGCGAATGGAAGGCTTGGTCTCCAGGTGGAGCAGCTGGCCAATCACAGAGTCCCTCAGCGGGTGCAAGGGATTCTGGGTCGTGTCACCCAGGTGTGCTGTGGAGGGGAGCACACTGTGGCACTCACAG AGGAGAACGTGTACACGTTTGGTAGAGGTCAGTACGGTCAGCTGGGCCACGGGACATTTCTGTTTGAAGTTGATTTGCCAAAACCAGTGGAGCACTTTAGTAACAGCAGCATCAAACATATCGCCTGTGGAGAAAAGCACACCGCTGTGATGACAA ACAGCGGACTCCTGTACACATTTGGTGATGGTCGTCATGGGAAACTGGGTTTAGGGGAGGAGAACTTCATCAACCAGTTCAGCCCGACACTCTGCACACGTTTTTTCAAGTGCAATGTTCAATTA GTGTCCTGCGGTGGTAACCACATGCTGGTACTGGCTGCACCCAGACCACCAGAGAGCCAAGAAGTGGTGCCAGAGGATGATGCCACAATCACAGAGAACTTTCTAGAGCCAAGTTACACAGAAATCCTTCAGCTGGGCGCTTTGATTGATCCACTCATGGCCCTCTCTGCTCGAGCTCGCCACAGACAAAAA GGAAGCTCTGTGGAGCTGTTTGGAGAGATGTCTCACAACCTCCCACGTCTAAGTTCTGACTTCCTCAACCCCTCCTGGCAAACGTCCAGAAATATCCCAACCCATAAAACGCCCTCAAAGGACTTTACTACCCCTGCATCATCCCCGAAACCACAATCAGAAGTAATACTAAGCCCACCACTCTTCCCCAGATCTCCAGTGTTATCCTCTAAGCCATCGAGCCCACGTTCTCAATCGTCGAACACCTTTCAGAATAAATCCTCTACCACTGCTTCCTCTAAGTCTAAATCCAAAGAGCTGCCTTCTCCCTTACTATCGCCAAAGTCTATAACTGAACAGAACACCCCAGTATCTCCTAAAAGGGCTGCGAAAAAAAGACTGTACAGAGTGTCAACCGCTAAAAAGGCCTTAATTGAAGAATCTCCTCTACCACCTAAAGAGCCCTGCAGCCCCACTAGACCCTCCAGTGATGTTTCCAATAAACATCTCAGTGAGGAAGAGCATCCTGCCTCGCCACAAACAG agGAAGAAAATGTTCAGAGACAAATTGTCATAGAAGATGTGGAGGAGAATATCTCTGAGAAAGGAGTCGACTCTGACTTTTTGCCAAATATG GAAAAGAAGAAAGGTCGAGCTCTTAGAAGAACTATGAAAGAGGCACAGTTGTTTGAGGTCAATGGAAAGGCAGGACATAATTCTCTCAAGGCCTCACCCACAGCGCTCCTGAAAGGCTCTTTAAAGAAAGAAGTGTCTCCACCGAGGAGCTCAAAGAGTCTAAAAAACACATCCAAAAAAGTCACATCTAAAGGCAAAGAGAACATCACCAAGCAGTCTCTTAAAATCAAAACTCATGAAGACGAACAAGCTCGAAAGGAACCCTCGCATTTGAAATCACCAGCATCGAGCCCAAAAAGTCCACAATCTGTCAGGAAGACACTGACTGAAGCGCAGCAGAGACTGACTGAATTGAAGAGAAATGACAGGAGACATAGAAATATTAAAGAAATGAATATAAACAAAGAGGATACGAAAGCCAGCCCTTTTAAGAAAAACTTGATAGAGACACCAAAAAAGGAGGAACATAAATCATCAGCTTTGGACAAGACATCTCCTGTTATTAAGGTCACTACAGGAAATGAAACAAGCAGCATATCTGTCCAAAGTGTAAGTTCGTCATCCGTAGAAAGAGATTCAGAAATCCAGAGTGAGACCACTGATGTCAAACCTGATGAAGTGCAGATGCAACGGGAGACGCAGCGAGTCAAATCAACTCCAACAAAAGATTTGCACAAGGTTGAATCTGTACTGGGAAAAGGTCAAAATAAAGCACTGGATGTAAAATCACCACTAGTGAGAAAAGGAACCACACCTGCTCAGGTTGATACTAAGAAATCCCAAAGTGTTAAATCGACACCAGTGAAAATTAAAGGGACACCGCAGGAGGTCAAATCCACACCAgtcaaaagtcaaagtaaatttGCAGGAAACACTCCCGTTAAAAGCAAAGGAAGAGTTGTGGAAAATGAATTAAACACAGCTCAAAAAATGGGAGGTAGAACTGCAGATAAGCAGAAGATACCTGGAGATGACGGCGGTGAAGATAAAAAGAAGGCAAAAGAATCTAAACTGAAGGCAAAAACAAAACCAGGGGGAGAAGAAGGAAATGAAATAAGAGTTAAAGGACAAGCTGACTCTGAAGATAATACGAGGGCCAAGCCAAGAAGTAAGCAGACAGAATCTTCCAGCCCGCTGTTATCACAACAGGATACACCTATTGAAGTGCTGTGTAACCCCATTTCCTCACAAAGCACTCACAGAACAGAGGTGGTTTCCGTCAGCGGTGCCAAATCCCTGCAAGGCCCCGAACCTGTTGATAAGGATCTGCTCGTTTCTGGAACAAGCATGGAGGACACTCAGAGCCTGACTGAAGAAAAGCCAAGGTGGGGGGAGATCCTCAGTACCGCAGCCTTACTCCTTCCTGCTGTGGGGATAGCAGGTGCAGCTATGGGGGTCCTTAGTGAGGCAGTGACAAGCATAGGGGCTTCTCAGTCTGATACAGTTACCTCTACACCACCCAAAACACCCAGGCGAGTGATGCAATTCACAAAACAGAGTGCAGTTTTGCAGCCTTCTTTTTCCTCGACACATTTTTCTTCAACAGAAGCGTCAAATCCACCAGAAGAAAGCACGAAGAAAGATGTTCAGGTCAAGAAAAATGTAGTTCAAGAAGAAGAAAGTCATGGTTCCCCTCAGTCACAACAGGGGGTGGTGAAGAGTGACGGGGATGAAGACTTTTCACAAACAGAGGGTAAGAACAGGGGCACAGATGTGGAAACTTTCCAGCAAGAACTCGGAGAAGATGCGAAAACCTACAACCATCAtgagggagaagaaaaacatactGAAGATGAGGAAAAGAAGGAAGATGAAGAAAGCGGAAGCGATGTGGAagatgaaggagatgaagagagtgGAAGCGATGTGGAagatgaaggagaggaggagggaagtgaGAGTAGTGATGATGTCTTAGAGGAGGAAAAGCTGAGTGTTTCTGGTGAGGAAGAGCAAGAGAATGAAACtgcagaggaagatgaggaggaggaaacaggCTCCAGcagtgaggaagaggatgaaggaAGTGAGAAGAGTGATGTTATAGAGGCTGAAGAGAAGGGAGAAGAAAGCAGTGAGGCAGCAGGGGAGGAGGGAAGTGAAGAATCCACTGAAGAAGAGaataaaaaagaagaggaagaaagtgAGGTGAGtgaggatgaagaagatgaaAGTGGTGAAGAGTCGGGGAGCAGCAAGAGCAAAGattcagaggaggaggacagagacggAGGTGACACTGCAGAGTCTGATTCTGAGGAAGaaaacgaagaagaagaagaaaatgaggTTGGTGAGGAAGAGGGTGAAACTGAGGACCAAAAAGATTCCATCgaaagtgaggaggaggagacagactcagaagaagatgaagaaacgGGTAAGAGTGAAGGGGAGGAAGATGAGAAACGGGATGAAGCGAGTGTAAatgacgaggaggaagaggaagacggTGATCCTGATGAAGACAGAGAAGAGCAAGATGAAAAGCGTGATAAAgaaaatgaggaggaggaagagggtgaGGAAGAGGTATCTTTAGATGAAGGGGAAGCTGAGGAAGAGactgcagaggaggaagaggaaggaaaggaggaggaagaagaagagggcgaggaggag gaagaagagagtaaGGAGGAGgttacagaggaggaggaagaagagagtaaGGAGGAGgatacagaggaggaggaagaagagagtaaGGAGGAGgttacagaggaggaggaagaagagagtaaGGAG GAGgttacagaggaggaagaagagagtaaGGAGGACCTtacagtggaggaggaggaagaagaagaggatgaggaagaagagagtAAGGAGGAGgttacagaggaggaagaagagagtaaGGATGAGgttacagaggaggaggaagaagagagtaaGGAGGACCttacagaggaggaagaagagagtaaGGAGGACCTTacagaggtggaggaagaagaagagggtgaggaagaagagagtAAGGAGGGGGTtacagaggagcaggaggaggaggaagaagaagaggaggaggaagaagagagtaaGGAGGACctaacagaggaggaggaagaagaagagg agggtgaggaagaagagagtAAGGAGGAGgttacagaggaggaagagggcgaGG GTGAGGAGGAAggggatgaggaagaggaggaagaggagaatgaAACAAAGATTAAACCAAAAACAGAGACAAGACTCAataaacagagagaagaaacaAAACAGGAACAACCTGGAGGAAAGAAAGGTGGTGATTctgaggaagatgaagatgaggagagtgaggaagaagctagtgaagaagaggaagaggagggagaagaggaggagagtgaggAAAAAGGAAAGGCTGTAAACATCAAACATGGTAAGAAACATGCTAAAAGGGAGgaaggtgagaaagaaaaagagggaaatacaaaagtggaggaggaagaagaagaggaggaggaggaggaggaggaggtaaaatcaacaacaaaaaacgtACAGAAGTTGCCTCCTGAcacaaaagacaaacaacagaAAGAAACACCTAAACCAGCACCGAGGACGAAGAAGATCGCTGCAAGAGAGAAGACAGAAGCCGACTCTAAGCAGTTCTGGAACGATGTTCTGCCTCAGTACCTCGACCTGCAATGA
- the rpgra gene encoding uncharacterized protein rpgra isoform X47: MTGQDDVDIPETGAIFTFGKSSFADNVPSTFWLKNDQPVHLSCGGEHTAVVTENGRLLMFGGNAWGQLGRGFKLAARKPASVKALKSEKVKLVACGRDHTIVCTWRGSVYVAGSNHDGQLGMGHCNNTTSFHLLHPFCDHAPIKMLSAGCNTSAALTEDGRLWMWGANAVGQIGLGDEGFAAEPTEVDVGEAVLWVSCGYHHSAFVTVDGDLYTFGESANGRLGLQVEQLANHRVPQRVQGILGRVTQVCCGGEHTVALTEENVYTFGRGQYGQLGHGTFLFEVDLPKPVEHFSNSSIKHIACGEKHTAVMTNSGLLYTFGDGRHGKLGLGEENFINQFSPTLCTRFFKCNVQLVSCGGNHMLVLAAPRPPESQEVVPEDDATITENFLEPSYTEILQLGALIDPLMALSARARHRQKGSSVELFGEMSHNLPRLSSDFLNPSWQTSRNIPTHKTPSKDFTTPASSPKPQSEVILSPPLFPRSPVLSSKPSSPRSQSSNTFQNKSSTTASSKSKSKELPSPLLSPKSITEQNTPVSPKRAAKKRLYRVSTAKKALIEESPLPPKEPCSPTRPSSDVSNKHLSEEEHPASPQTEEENVQRQIVIEDVEENISEKGVDSDFLPNMEKKKGRALRRTMKEAQLFEVNGKAGHNSLKASPTALLKGSLKKEVSPPRSSKSLKNTSKKVTSKGKENITKQSLKIKTHEDEQARKEPSHLKSPASSPKSPQSVRKTLTEAQQRLTELKRNDRRHRNIKEMNINKEDTKASPFKKNLIETPKKEEHKSSALDKTSPVIKVTTGNETSSISVQSVSSSSVERDSEIQSETTDVKPDEVQMQRETQRVKSTPTKDLHKVESVLGKGQNKALDVKSPLVRKGTTPAQVDTKKSQSVKSTPVKIKGTPQEVKSTPVKSQSKFAGNTPVKSKGRVVENELNTAQKMGGRTADKQKIPGDDGGEDKKKAKESKLKAKTKPGGEEGNEIRVKGQADSEDNTRAKPRSKQTESSSPLLSQQDTPIEVLCNPISSQSTHRTEVVSVSGAKSLQGPEPVDKDLLVSGTSMEDTQSLTEEKPRWGEILSTAALLLPAVGIAGAAMGVLSEAVTSIGASQSDTVTSTPPKTPRRVMQFTKQSAVLQPSFSSTHFSSTEASNPPEESTKKDVQVKKNVVQEEESHGSPQSQQGVVKSDGDEDFSQTEGKNRGTDVETFQQELGEDAKTYNHHEGEEKHTEDEEKKEDEESGSDVEDEGDEESGSDVEDEGEEEGSESSDDVLEEEKLSVSGEEEQENETAEEDEEEETGSSSEEEDEGSEKSDVIEAEEKGEESSEAAGEEGSEESTEEENKKEEEESEVSEDEEDESGEESGSSKSKDSEEEDRDGGDTAESDSEEENEEEEENEVGEEEGETEDQKDSIESEEEETDSEEDEETGKSEGEEDEKRDEASVNDEEEEEDGDPDEDREEQDEKRDKENEEEEEGEEEVSLDEGEAEEETAEEEEEGKEEEEEEGEEEEEESKEEVTEEEEEESKEEDTEEEEEESKEEVTEEEEEESKEEVTEEEEESKEDLTVEEEEEEEDEEEESKEEVTEEEEEKSKEEVTEEEEGEGEEEEEEEEENETKIKPKTETRLNKQREETKQEQPGGKKGGDSEEDEDEESEEEASEEEEEEGEEEESEEKGKAVNIKHGKKHAKREEGEKEKEGNTKVEEEEEEEEEEEEEVKSTTKNVQKLPPDTKDKQQKETPKPAPRTKKIAAREKTEADSKQFWNDVLPQYLDLQ, from the exons ATGACGGGACAGGACGATGTGGACATACCCG AAACAGGAGCCATCTTCACATTTGGAAAGAGCAGCTTTGCTGACAATGTGCCTAGTACATTCTGGTTGAAGAATGACCAGCCAGTGCACCTATCTTGTGGTGGAGAGCACACTGCTGTTGTCACAG AAAATGGCAGGCTACTCATGTTTGGTGGTAATGCTTGGGGCCAACTGGGGCGTGGATTTAAGCTTGCTGCCAGGAAACCTGCCTCCGTGAAAG CCTTAAAGTCTGAGAAGGTGAAGCTTGTGGCTTGTGGGAGAGATCACACAATCGTCTGCACAT gGCGGGGTAGTGTGTATGTGGCTGGCAGTAACCACGATGGGCAGCTTGGTATGGGCCACTGCAACAACACTACATCCTTCCACCTGCTTCATCCCTTCTGTGACCATGCACCAATCAAAATGCTGTCTGCAGGATGCAACACCTCAGCTGCCTTAACAG aGGACGGGAGGCTGTGGATGTGGGGAGCCAACGCCGTGGGTCAGATTGGTTTAGGGGACGAGGGGTTTGCAGCAGAACCCACAGAGGTGGATGTTGGGGAGGCGGTGCTTTGGGTCTCCTGTGGGTACCACCACTCAGCATTTGTCACAG tgGATGGAGATCTTTACACGTTTGGCGAGAGTGCGAATGGAAGGCTTGGTCTCCAGGTGGAGCAGCTGGCCAATCACAGAGTCCCTCAGCGGGTGCAAGGGATTCTGGGTCGTGTCACCCAGGTGTGCTGTGGAGGGGAGCACACTGTGGCACTCACAG AGGAGAACGTGTACACGTTTGGTAGAGGTCAGTACGGTCAGCTGGGCCACGGGACATTTCTGTTTGAAGTTGATTTGCCAAAACCAGTGGAGCACTTTAGTAACAGCAGCATCAAACATATCGCCTGTGGAGAAAAGCACACCGCTGTGATGACAA ACAGCGGACTCCTGTACACATTTGGTGATGGTCGTCATGGGAAACTGGGTTTAGGGGAGGAGAACTTCATCAACCAGTTCAGCCCGACACTCTGCACACGTTTTTTCAAGTGCAATGTTCAATTA GTGTCCTGCGGTGGTAACCACATGCTGGTACTGGCTGCACCCAGACCACCAGAGAGCCAAGAAGTGGTGCCAGAGGATGATGCCACAATCACAGAGAACTTTCTAGAGCCAAGTTACACAGAAATCCTTCAGCTGGGCGCTTTGATTGATCCACTCATGGCCCTCTCTGCTCGAGCTCGCCACAGACAAAAA GGAAGCTCTGTGGAGCTGTTTGGAGAGATGTCTCACAACCTCCCACGTCTAAGTTCTGACTTCCTCAACCCCTCCTGGCAAACGTCCAGAAATATCCCAACCCATAAAACGCCCTCAAAGGACTTTACTACCCCTGCATCATCCCCGAAACCACAATCAGAAGTAATACTAAGCCCACCACTCTTCCCCAGATCTCCAGTGTTATCCTCTAAGCCATCGAGCCCACGTTCTCAATCGTCGAACACCTTTCAGAATAAATCCTCTACCACTGCTTCCTCTAAGTCTAAATCCAAAGAGCTGCCTTCTCCCTTACTATCGCCAAAGTCTATAACTGAACAGAACACCCCAGTATCTCCTAAAAGGGCTGCGAAAAAAAGACTGTACAGAGTGTCAACCGCTAAAAAGGCCTTAATTGAAGAATCTCCTCTACCACCTAAAGAGCCCTGCAGCCCCACTAGACCCTCCAGTGATGTTTCCAATAAACATCTCAGTGAGGAAGAGCATCCTGCCTCGCCACAAACAG agGAAGAAAATGTTCAGAGACAAATTGTCATAGAAGATGTGGAGGAGAATATCTCTGAGAAAGGAGTCGACTCTGACTTTTTGCCAAATATG GAAAAGAAGAAAGGTCGAGCTCTTAGAAGAACTATGAAAGAGGCACAGTTGTTTGAGGTCAATGGAAAGGCAGGACATAATTCTCTCAAGGCCTCACCCACAGCGCTCCTGAAAGGCTCTTTAAAGAAAGAAGTGTCTCCACCGAGGAGCTCAAAGAGTCTAAAAAACACATCCAAAAAAGTCACATCTAAAGGCAAAGAGAACATCACCAAGCAGTCTCTTAAAATCAAAACTCATGAAGACGAACAAGCTCGAAAGGAACCCTCGCATTTGAAATCACCAGCATCGAGCCCAAAAAGTCCACAATCTGTCAGGAAGACACTGACTGAAGCGCAGCAGAGACTGACTGAATTGAAGAGAAATGACAGGAGACATAGAAATATTAAAGAAATGAATATAAACAAAGAGGATACGAAAGCCAGCCCTTTTAAGAAAAACTTGATAGAGACACCAAAAAAGGAGGAACATAAATCATCAGCTTTGGACAAGACATCTCCTGTTATTAAGGTCACTACAGGAAATGAAACAAGCAGCATATCTGTCCAAAGTGTAAGTTCGTCATCCGTAGAAAGAGATTCAGAAATCCAGAGTGAGACCACTGATGTCAAACCTGATGAAGTGCAGATGCAACGGGAGACGCAGCGAGTCAAATCAACTCCAACAAAAGATTTGCACAAGGTTGAATCTGTACTGGGAAAAGGTCAAAATAAAGCACTGGATGTAAAATCACCACTAGTGAGAAAAGGAACCACACCTGCTCAGGTTGATACTAAGAAATCCCAAAGTGTTAAATCGACACCAGTGAAAATTAAAGGGACACCGCAGGAGGTCAAATCCACACCAgtcaaaagtcaaagtaaatttGCAGGAAACACTCCCGTTAAAAGCAAAGGAAGAGTTGTGGAAAATGAATTAAACACAGCTCAAAAAATGGGAGGTAGAACTGCAGATAAGCAGAAGATACCTGGAGATGACGGCGGTGAAGATAAAAAGAAGGCAAAAGAATCTAAACTGAAGGCAAAAACAAAACCAGGGGGAGAAGAAGGAAATGAAATAAGAGTTAAAGGACAAGCTGACTCTGAAGATAATACGAGGGCCAAGCCAAGAAGTAAGCAGACAGAATCTTCCAGCCCGCTGTTATCACAACAGGATACACCTATTGAAGTGCTGTGTAACCCCATTTCCTCACAAAGCACTCACAGAACAGAGGTGGTTTCCGTCAGCGGTGCCAAATCCCTGCAAGGCCCCGAACCTGTTGATAAGGATCTGCTCGTTTCTGGAACAAGCATGGAGGACACTCAGAGCCTGACTGAAGAAAAGCCAAGGTGGGGGGAGATCCTCAGTACCGCAGCCTTACTCCTTCCTGCTGTGGGGATAGCAGGTGCAGCTATGGGGGTCCTTAGTGAGGCAGTGACAAGCATAGGGGCTTCTCAGTCTGATACAGTTACCTCTACACCACCCAAAACACCCAGGCGAGTGATGCAATTCACAAAACAGAGTGCAGTTTTGCAGCCTTCTTTTTCCTCGACACATTTTTCTTCAACAGAAGCGTCAAATCCACCAGAAGAAAGCACGAAGAAAGATGTTCAGGTCAAGAAAAATGTAGTTCAAGAAGAAGAAAGTCATGGTTCCCCTCAGTCACAACAGGGGGTGGTGAAGAGTGACGGGGATGAAGACTTTTCACAAACAGAGGGTAAGAACAGGGGCACAGATGTGGAAACTTTCCAGCAAGAACTCGGAGAAGATGCGAAAACCTACAACCATCAtgagggagaagaaaaacatactGAAGATGAGGAAAAGAAGGAAGATGAAGAAAGCGGAAGCGATGTGGAagatgaaggagatgaagagagtgGAAGCGATGTGGAagatgaaggagaggaggagggaagtgaGAGTAGTGATGATGTCTTAGAGGAGGAAAAGCTGAGTGTTTCTGGTGAGGAAGAGCAAGAGAATGAAACtgcagaggaagatgaggaggaggaaacaggCTCCAGcagtgaggaagaggatgaaggaAGTGAGAAGAGTGATGTTATAGAGGCTGAAGAGAAGGGAGAAGAAAGCAGTGAGGCAGCAGGGGAGGAGGGAAGTGAAGAATCCACTGAAGAAGAGaataaaaaagaagaggaagaaagtgAGGTGAGtgaggatgaagaagatgaaAGTGGTGAAGAGTCGGGGAGCAGCAAGAGCAAAGattcagaggaggaggacagagacggAGGTGACACTGCAGAGTCTGATTCTGAGGAAGaaaacgaagaagaagaagaaaatgaggTTGGTGAGGAAGAGGGTGAAACTGAGGACCAAAAAGATTCCATCgaaagtgaggaggaggagacagactcagaagaagatgaagaaacgGGTAAGAGTGAAGGGGAGGAAGATGAGAAACGGGATGAAGCGAGTGTAAatgacgaggaggaagaggaagacggTGATCCTGATGAAGACAGAGAAGAGCAAGATGAAAAGCGTGATAAAgaaaatgaggaggaggaagagggtgaGGAAGAGGTATCTTTAGATGAAGGGGAAGCTGAGGAAGAGactgcagaggaggaagaggaaggaaaggaggaggaagaagaagagggcgaggaggag gaagaagagagtaaGGAGGAGgttacagaggaggaggaagaagagagtaaGGAGGAGgatacagaggaggaggaagaagagagtaaGGAGGAGgttacagaggaggaggaagaagagagtaaGGAG GAGgttacagaggaggaagaagagagtaaGGAGGACCTtacagtggaggaggaggaagaagaagaggatgaggaagaagagagtAAGGAGGAGgttacagaggaggaagaagaga agagtAAGGAGGAGgttacagaggaggaagagggcgaGGGTGAGGAAGAG gaagaggaggaagaggagaatgaAACAAAGATTAAACCAAAAACAGAGACAAGACTCAataaacagagagaagaaacaAAACAGGAACAACCTGGAGGAAAGAAAGGTGGTGATTctgaggaagatgaagatgaggagagtgaggaagaagctagtgaagaagaggaagaggagggagaagaggaggagagtgaggAAAAAGGAAAGGCTGTAAACATCAAACATGGTAAGAAACATGCTAAAAGGGAGgaaggtgagaaagaaaaagagggaaatacaaaagtggaggaggaagaagaagaggaggaggaggaggaggaggaggtaaaatcaacaacaaaaaacgtACAGAAGTTGCCTCCTGAcacaaaagacaaacaacagaAAGAAACACCTAAACCAGCACCGAGGACGAAGAAGATCGCTGCAAGAGAGAAGACAGAAGCCGACTCTAAGCAGTTCTGGAACGATGTTCTGCCTCAGTACCTCGACCTGCAATGA